Below is a window of Candidatus Neomarinimicrobiota bacterium DNA.
GCGAATTTATCCGGGCGTGGGGGAAGCTGGGCACGCCGGAAAAAGCTGGCTGGATGATAATCGATACGATGATGAACCTGGAACTGCTGTTCTGGGCTGCGGAAGAGACCGGCAACTGGGAATACTACGATATCGCGTACAAACATGCGCTGACGACCATGCGGGAATCCCTGCGGGATGACGGGTCCTCATATCATGTTATCGAGTTTAATACGGAAACCGGAGCTGTCCAAAAACGCCGCACGCACCAGGGATACCATGACGAATCGACCTGGGCTCGGGGACAGGCCTGGGGGATCTATGGATTTGCAAATGCCTATCGCTACACAGGTGATCAACGGTTTCTTAATATCTCAAAGGCTATGGCGGACTATTTCCTGGCCCATTTGCCAGAAGATCATGTGCCGTACTGGGATCTGAACCTCAGCGGAGAGGATGTAGTTCGCGACGCCTCTGCCGGTGCTATTGCTGCTTCCGGAATGTATCTCCTTGCCGAAAAATCCCAGCGGAAAAAGGATGTGTTAAATTATCGAAATAATGCTCATACCATTGTGAATTCTTTAGTTGAAAAATACCTGTATACCCAAAACGATCGGGAAACCGAGCAGGGTTTGCTGCTGCATTCAGTGTATAATTACCACAAAGATTGGGGCGTGGACGAAGCCAATCCGGCCGGCGATTATTATTTTCTCGAAGCGGTCTATAAGCAGCATCGATTGCAGCGGGAAAAGCATTTTATCAGAGATACCGGGATTAGGACAACCTATAACTTAAACCGGGAATGGTTTTATTCCGAATCCTCGGCTGAGCAGGTGGATGGCCTGTATCCGGCGGCGAATGACTGGGAAAAAGTTGATCTCCCGCATACCTGGAATGTCGGTGATGTCATGGACCCGGAGCCGGGGTACCGCAGGGATGCCGGCTGGTATGAGAAGACCGTATTTATTCCGGCGATGAGTGGGGCGCATCGATATCTGCTATACTTCGAAGGAGCGAATCTGAAAGCCGATGTGTACATCAACAACCAATTAGCGGGTAGCCATATCGGAGGCTATCTTGGGTTTAAATTCGACATCACGGAATTCCTGCAAGCGAATACTGAAAACACAATCCGTGTGCGAGTGGATAACTCGTACGATCCCAAATTGATTCCTTCCCAGAAGTCCGACTTTTTTATCTACGGCGGTCTCACAAGGGATGTCTGGCTGAAAGTGGTATCGAGTGTGTACGTTTCCGATCTGAAGATCAGTACACCCGAAGTATCGGCAGAGTCAGCACAAACCAATGCAGAAGTGTCCATTCGTAATACATCCGAAAATCGGGAGACATTGACCCTTAGCATGCAGATCCTTGATGCGACCGGAAAAGTGGTATCCCAGGATGAAAAACGTGTCCGGATTGGCGGTGGAGAATCTGAAAAAGTAACAGTGGATCTGCCCTCTGTGAGTTCACCAAACCTCTGGTCTCCTGATAGCCCTTACTTATACACTGTGCAGACAGAACTAAGAGATGGCAATGAGCGTATTGACTCCATCTCAGATAAGATTGGGTATCGCTGGTATAAATTTGAGAAAAACGGGCCGTTTTATCTGAACGGAGAACGACTGCTGATTCGCGGAACGCACCGGCATGAAGAACATGCCGGCTATGGAAACGCAATGCCGAACAGACTGCACATCAAGGATATGCAAGCCATCAAGGAAATGGGAGCGAATTACGTCCGGCTGGCCCATTATCCGCAGGAGCCGGCGGTATACGATGCCGCAGATTCCCTTGGATTACTGATTTGGGACGAATTGCCCTGGTGCCGCGGAGGTATAGGCGGACCGGAGTGGCAGGCCAATACGACGCGGCTGTTGAAGGAGATGATCCGGCAGAATTACAATCATCCGAGTATCATTCTCTGGTCGCTTGGAAATGAAGTATACTGGCTGCCGGATTTTGAGGACGGCGGGAATACCGATTCACTGAAAGCCTTTATGACAGAACTGAATGAGCTTGCTCACAATCTGGATCCCGGCCGCTTGACCGCCACAAGGAAGTTTCCCAAAGCCCCGGACATTGTGGATGTCTATTCGCCGTCCATCTGGGCAGGCTGGTATTCCGGCGTGTACAAGAATTACAAGAAGGCACTCGAATCCGCCCGGGAGAAAAATGACCGATTTGTTCACATGGAATACGGCGGCGCGAGCCACAAGGGTCGCCATACCGAACATCCGATTACCGGCGAGGGAATGAAAATTGAGAGTGGCTGGACCGAGAAGCCGAACCAGTACGAGGTGAAGAGCGTGGCCAAGTCAAGCAACTGGACCGAAAACTACATCGTGGATTTGTTTGACTGGCATCTGTATGTCTCAGAGAACACAGATTGGTTTACCGGCAATGCCCAGTGGGCGGTCAAGGATTTCGGGACGCCGCTACGGCCGGAAAACGCCATTCCGTTTGTCAATCAGAAGGGCTTGTTGGACCGTGCTGGCAACCCCAAGGACGCGTATTACGTCTACAAATCGTATTGGACGGACTCACCGAAATTTGCCTATATCGAATCCCACACCTGGACGCATCGCAGTGGACCGAAAGGCGTTGCCAGGGAAGTCACCGTCTATAGCAATTGTGAATCGGTGGAACTGCAACTCAATGGCGAATCATTGGGCAAGAAGGATCGTGACGAGAGCGTCTTCCCTGCCCAGGGATTGATTTGGGAGGTGAATTTCAGGGATGGTGCGAACGAACTCGTTGCTGTAGGATACACAGACGATGAAAAGGTGACAGCTGATTCACTCTCCATCGAATATAGCAATGAGAAAGCCGGGAGCCCGGAGGAGATTGTTATGTCTGCTTCGGAGCTGCCGAATGGCAATGTACTGGTGGAAGCCCTGTTTATCGATGATGAGGGCAGGCGTTGCCTTGATATTAATGACCGGATCTATTTTACGGCGGACGGCAGCGGCCACCTGGTGCCAAACCAGGGGATTATGAATCGCAGTTCGGTGGTCGAGGCAGCGAACGGCCGGGCGGCGATTGAAGTAGTACCGGTGCCGGGTGAACGGACGGTCATCGAGGCCCGCAACCAGGATTTCAAGGGTTCGTACCTGGAGTTAAGCGGCCGTCATGTCATGAAACGAAGTGGATTATAAGCAGAAAATTTAGCGGGAAATAACTATGAATTTGAAATTTGTACGAAGAATTGTCCTCACGACAGTTATTGCTATAGTATTTGTGTCTATACAATCCGAAGGTGTCCAGGCACAGGCACGTATGGACTGGGTGCCTGAAATCCTCGACGGTGACGCGGCAGAATCGGTCTACTTGCCTGATTACTCCTACGCTGGCTATCGCTGGGGAGAAGAGGAATTTCCTGAGTTCAGTACCACCATCGATGTGACTGAATTCGGTGCAGTACCGGATGACGGAGAGAACGATACCGAAGCCATCAAAAAGGCGTTCGAGAAAGCGCATGATATGGATGAACCGGTCACAGTGTACTTACCAAAGGGACAGTACATGCTGACAGAGATCCTCTACATTGAACGGAGTGATTTCATTCTGAAAGGCGCCGGAAGTGGAGAGGATGGCACCATCATTTACAGCCCGCTTCAGTTGACCGAACTGCCGACACCGGATGATCTAAAAGAGCTGGAGGAATACCTGACCACATACAACAAGAAGGAAGACGGCGTGCCGTACTCACTGTATGCCTGGTCCGGTGGATACATATGGCCCCGGGTACCTGGGAAGCGCGTCAAGGCATACATGGAGAAATATAACACCAAACAAAAGGTGCTGACTTCTGCCAGAGATGGAAAACGTGGCAGCCATTGGATGGTAGTACAATCGGGGAAAAAACTGTCAGTTGGTGAAATGTACGAGGTGCATTGGTATAACAAGGAAGGAAAGGCATCGTCCTTAATACAGCATATCTACGATAATCAGGTTAACCAAATAAAAGTGGGGAGCCGTCACTGGGAGAACCCGGATATTCCTCTGGTCTCTCAGCCTGTGACAATAACAAGAATAGCCGGCGATACCGTCTGGACGAAGGCGCCGCTACTCAACGATATTCGACCCGAGTGGGAATGTACGCTTACCGACTGGGAGCACCTGGAAAACGTGGGGATCGAGCATCTTCGGTTCGAGTATCCGTATACGGAATATCGCCTTCATCATGTCGGCCGTGGCTACAGCCCCATGTATCTGACCAGCCTGAGTCACTCCTGGGTAGACGATATTACTGTACACAACGGATCCAACGGAGTGCTCAGCGACGACTGTGCGAACGTCACTATCCGGGATTTTGAGACTACTGGTTCCAAGTATCACTACGCCGTGATGATGGGCGAAGTCCATAATATGCTTGCCGAAGATATCCGTGCCAATGCGGATGCCATGCATTCCATTAGTCTGAATACGGGAGCGACCAACTGCGTCTTCACCGATTGTCAGTTGAATGTGAACCCCACGATGGACCAGCATTCCGGAATTAATTATCAAAACCTGTTCGAGGAAATCTATGTAGAGGAACCGGACAAGTCCCACCGGTATATCGACGACGGCGGCGCTGGCTACTGGAAACCATCGCACGGCGCGTTTACCACGTTTTGGAATATTGAGGTGAATTATACCTTCGAACATCCATCTGACGAAACAATTACTGTACAGGGAGTGCAGGATGGCCCCTCTGCTCGTATCATTGGGCTGAACGCCAACTATCCGGTAGAAATCGATTATAAACCCAATTCGTATATCGAGGGGACAAACCGCACAGATTTGAATATTCCCTCGTTGTATCAGTATCAACTTGAGCAGAGATTGCATCGATAATTTTCAACGAAACCGAGCTGATTTTATGCGAAGACTAATGCGCAATTTATCTCTATTTATTGTCATGGCTGGGGTTACTCTTCTGTATTCCACGGATGTCTCCGCCAATGATAATCTGACCAAGACTCTCATTCAGATTGAAAAGAAACGGGTCATCACCCAGGCTGATCAGTTCATGGATGAAGGTCCAATCACCATTTCTGCCCATGTAGCCGAGCGAAGCGCCGGCGGTATCCATGATTTTTATTCCGAGGGCGATTACTGGTGGCCGGATCCGGATCAGCCGGACGGACTGCCGTATATCCGGAAAGACGGGATGACCAATCCGGAGATTTTTGTAAAACATCGCCAGGTGATGCGTCGGTTTAGCATACATGTGGGCGCTTTAGTGTCGGCATATGTGATAACCGGGAAGAATGAATACGCAAACAAGGCAATTGAGCACCTGCGGGCGTGGTTTGTCACCGATTCAACCATGATGAACCCGAATCTGAACTACGCCCAGGCTATTCCCGGTCGAACAAAGGGCAGGGGAGTCGGCATCATCGATACCATCCACCTGATAGAGATCGCCCGCGCCATTTCAATACTGGAGAACCGGGGCGAACTGAATTATACCGATGCCATCGGAATCAAGCGCTGGTTTGCGTCGTATCTTGACTGGCTGACCACCAGCGTGAACGGAATCGATGAGATGGAGCGAGAGAATAACCACGGCACGTGGTGGGTGGCGCAGGTTGCTGAATTCGGTCGGTTAATAGACTCGACGCCAGTACTGGAGTTCTGTCGCGAGCGGTATAAATCTGTGTTGCTCCCAAACCAGGTCTCGCCGGAAGGGAAATTCCCGCTGGAGCTGGAGCGAACCAAACCGTATAACTATTCGCTCTTCAATTTTGACGGTCTGGCGCTGATCTGCCATATCGCATCCACGCCGGAGGATAATCTCTGGACATACGAAACGGAGAGTGGCGCAGGAATGAAGAATGTGGTGGAGTTCTTGTATCCGTTTATCAAGGATAAGTCCAATTGGCCGTACGAACCTGATGTGATGTACTTTGACGAATGGCCGATGCGTCAGCCGGGACTCTTGTTTGCCGGATTAGCGTATGACCGGGAAAAATACATCGAACTCTGGAAGCAATTACCGGCAGAGCCGGAAACCCAGGAAGGGATACGCAACTTCCCGATCCGGTATCCGTTGCTGTGGGTTAATACAAATTAAACATAATGAGGGTTAGTATGGACAGACTACAAATAGTAGAAGCGATTGAGGAAAGCGGCGTTGTCGCAGTCATCAGACTGAGCGACACGGACTTACTTCGCGAGATTATCGACGCATTAGCCGATGGCGGTATGCGAGCCATTGAAATCACGATGACGACACCAGATGCGATCGAAGTCATCCGGGAAACGGCTCAGTCTGTCCCGGACGACTTCATCATCGGCGCAGGAACGGTGCTCGATGCAGAGACGGCCCGACAGGCAATCCTGGCCGGGGCCGAATTCATAGTCAGTCCGGTGACCGATAAAACAGTTATCGAGATGGCTCACCGATATGATAAAGCGGTCGTACCGGGAGCCTTCACCGCCACGGAAATCCTGCAGGTGTGGGAATGGGGCGCCGACGTGGTTAAAGTTTTTCCCGCGACCGCTGTTGGCCCCAAATATTTCAAAGATATCCACGGACCTTTACCCCAGGTGAAGTTGTCGCCGACCGGGGGAGTGAATCTGGACAATGCGGCAGAGTTTGTGAAACATGGCGCCCGGTTCCTCGGAGTTGGCTCTGCACTGCTCGATAAAAAGATGATAGCTGAGAAGGACTGGGAAGGCCTGGCTGCTCATGCGAAAAAATTTATTACCGAGGTAGAAAAAGGTCGGCAAAGCAAATAATTAGTATATGTAATTAAGTATGATTAGGAGAAGAGACGGAGTATAGATATGGCGAAAAAAATAGTCACATTCGGCGAAATTATGTTGCGGCTTGCGCCGTATAATTACGAAAGAATCGTTCAGGCGGGAAGCTTCCAGGTGATTTATGGCGGGGGCGAAGCTAACGTGGCCGTTTCCCTGGCACACTATGGGAACGAGACCTGGTTCGTCACGCGTTTGCCGGAACATCAGGTCGGACAGGCAGCTTTGAACGCCCTTCGCAGATACGGTGTTAACACAGAATATATCCTCCGGGGCGGAGAACGACTGGGGATCTATTTTCTTGAACATGGGGCATCCGTCCGTCCATCGAAGGTGATCTATGATCGCTCGAATTCGGCAGTATCACAATTACAGCCCGGGGATATCGACTGGAGTGAAGTATTCGAAGGAAAGGACTGGTTCCACGTCACAGGTATTACGCCGGCATTAGCGGCAAACTGCGCGGAGGCGAGCGTTGAGGCGGCGAAAGTGGCAAAAGAAGCCGGTTTAACTGTGAGCACCGATCTGAACTACCGCAGCAAGCTCTGGAGCAAAGAAGAGGCGAAGGAGACCATGACCAAACTCGTGGAATATGTCGACGTTGTGGTTGCAAACGAGGAAGATGCTGCTGACACCTTCGGCATCATGGCGGAAGAGACCGACGTGACCACTGGCGAGCTCGATCTGGAGCATTACAAATCGGTGGCGGAGCAGCTGAGAGATTACTGCAATGCAGAAGTGGTTGCGATCACGCTGCGAGAGAGCATTTCCGCCTCGGATAACGGCTGGTCAGCCATGCTGTATGACGGTGAAAAACTCTATCAGAGCAAGAAATACGACCTGCATCTGGTCGACCGTGTCGGCGGCGGCGACTCATTCTGTGCCGGACTTATCCACGGACTGATTTCGGAATGGGATAAACAGAAATCACTCGAATTCGCAGTCGCAGCTTCGGGTATGAAGCAGACCATTCCCGGTGATAAAAACTTGGTAACCGAATCGGAAGTGCTGCATATCTCCCAGGGAGATACCTCCGGACGAGTGCAGAGATAATGTAAATGCAGGCGATTTGTATAGGGAAAACAACGAATGACAACCATTAAAAGATTACGAAAATTTGTTGTAATACTTCCGTTGGTACTGCTTTGCTTTGCGACCAGCGTCAACGCGGAAACCATCACTGTGAATAGCCTCCCGGCGCTGGTCTCTGCCGCTGGAAACGCTGAAGATGGAGATATAATCGTCTTGCGGGACAGCACCTATTATGCGACCGGTGAGATCGACTTTGAAGACATCTATGGGAATGTGAACGATACAATCACCATCAAATCTGAGACCGTTGGCGGAGCCGTCATCGATGGTGTCAGCGGTTTTAAGGTCCATGATTGTGCATACCTGAAATTCGATGGATTCAAATTCGTTCATGCCGCAGAGGATAAGTCTTTCGCTATCTACGGCTCACAGTCCATTCGGGTAACAAATTGTACGTTCGATCTTGAAGAGAACGGCTCGAAGAATTACTGGCTGTATGCCAGTGGGACCATGCCTAATGGTGAGGCCCCGCATCATATCCGCTTTGACCATAACGACTTCTACGAGAAGTACGATGAGGGCTGTTTTATTGTGGTGTACGGTCCCAGTGACGATATAACCAAGCATGTCCGCATCGACCACAATCGGTTTCGCGGGCACTATTTCACCGGCAGTAACGGCGGGGAAGCCATCCGGTTCGGCGACAGTAACCGGCAAAACCATTCCTCATATGCGATAATCGAGTCGAATCTGTTCGAGAACTGTGAGGGCGATCCTGAAGTAATTTCCTTTAAGACCACCAACGGCATCATTCGCCGGAATACATTGAGCGGATGTAACGGCAGCATTACGCTTCGTCATGGTGACAGCTGCCGGGTGGAAAGTAACTACATCATGAACGGGGATGGCGGCATCCGGTTCTACGGTGACAATCAGGAGATTATCGGCAATTATATCTTTAATAACGATAACATCAAGCCAAGTGGTGAGGCCTCCAGCGCCAGAGGTGCGCTGGTAGTTGGAGGCGGAGATGTTGATGATCTGGCGAATGGTGAGAATACCTACGACCGGCCGAGTAATTGTCTGGTGGCTTACAATACGCTGGCCTATAACCTTGGAAAGAATCTGGATATAGGCGTCTTCGGTGGAAACTATGCCCCCGAAAATCTCCGGGTGATGAATAACCTCATTATCAGTGATGAGGAAGAACTCGTCACTTACTCGATGACTCCCGAAAATCCAACATTTGAAGGCAATGTGTTGTGGGGGACTGCAGACCGGGGCGATATGCCCGGCAGCGGATACACAGAGGTCGATCCTGACATAACCGATGATGCATTCCAGGTGTACCACCTGAATTCAAGCAGTCCCTTGATTAACGCGGCGGTTCCGATTCCGGATTTAGCCTATGCCACGGATATCGATGGCCAGCCTCGGGATGACTTCGACATTGGCAGCGACGAGTCTTCATTTGAACCGGCAGTTCATCGGCCACTATCGCCGCTGGATGTAGGCCCGGTCGAGGGCGATTCTACCGGCGGTCCGGATATCTACTGTGACACGGTGGATGACATTTATGCCGCTCTCCAAAACGCCAGTCCGGGGGACCGAATTATTCTGGCGCCCGGCACCTATGAGGGTGACAATAGTGACAGCGGTGAGAGCAGAGCAATCTTTTATGCGAGTGTTGACGGGACAGCTGAAGAACCCATCCAACTAATAAGTCAGTATCCTGATAACAAGGCAGTACTCAGGGGCGAAACAATGGAGCACCACTATGTGCTGTACATAACCGGGGATCACTGGATTGTCGACGGACTTGAACTGACCAATGGGAACAAGGGAGTTATGATGGATAACTCTCATTACACCACACTGAGGAACCTCGACGTGTACGGCATTGGTCAGGAGGGGATCCATCTCCGTGATGGTAGTGCTCATAATCTGGTGGAAGATAGCCATGTTTATGAAACGGGATTGGTAATTCCGGATTACGGTGAAGGCGTGTACGTCGGATCGGATGACGGGAAATGGGATACGTTTGAATACGATGACAACTACAACATTATCAGAAACTGTGTCATCGGGCCGAACGTAAGCGCAGAATCGGTGGATATCAAGGAGGGCACAGTCGGGACGATCATCGAATACTGCACTTTTAATGGCACTGGCATAACGGGAGAACATTACGCTGACAGTTTCATCGATGCCAAGGGCGACAGCGCAATTATCCGTTACAATACAGGATATCGGAACGGCAATGCCAATATCACGGACGCATTTCAGGTCCATGAACATACGGATGGCTGGGGATTCGGCAATGATTTTTACGGGAATGAATTATATCTGGATACGAGTGCCCCGTATGTCATTGATGTCTCATCCGGGTCGGCGATGGCGAGCGATAACATTCGACATCCGTCCGGTAATATGTATAAAGGCAATGTGTATGTGTACAGTGGCGAGCTTATGCAGGCGATCCTCTCTTCCAATGATGTGACAGCCAGTAGCGATGATGGCAATATTCCGGAGAACACTCTTGATGGAGATTACGATACTCGGTGGTCTGCGGAGGGGGATGGCGAATGGATTCAATACGATCTCGGCAGTGAATTTGCCGTGGCCGATGCCCGGTTCGCATTTTTTAACGGCGATAATCGAACGTCATATTTCGATATCCAGGTTTCGTCGGATGGCGAATCCTGGGAGTCCGTTCTGGAAAATGCATCCAGCAGCGGTTATACCAATGAACTCCAATCGTTCGACCTGGATGAAAGTCGTGGGCGGTACGTTCGCTACGTCGGACATGGAAATTCAATCAACGAGTGGAACAGTATCACAGAGACAGAGATCTGGGTTCGCATCGAAACCGGGATTCACTCAGATGAACAAACAGCCCTTGCAAATGAATTCTATCTAGGAGATAACTATCCGAACCCGTTCAATCCGGTGACCTCGATGGAGTTTCAATTGCCCGCAAGTGGTCATGTTGAATTAACTGTTTACAACGCCCGTGGGCAGCAGCTACGCGCACTCATCGCCGGAGAGATGACCGCTGGCGTGCACCGGGTTCGCTTCGACGGGAATGATTTGCCATCAGGGATATACTTCTATGTTCTTCGAACAGAGAATAAAGTGATGAGCAAAAAGATGGTGCTCCTGAAATGATGTGTTACAATAAATACCCCCGGATGCTTTTTGCAACGATCTGCGTAGCGTTGATTTCATTCATCACTACCTCTTTTGCCCAGGATACTGTGGCAATAGCGACTTCCTTTGAGCTGGGAGAGACGCCGGAGTATCAACTGGGAAGCATCCATGGACAAAACGGGTGGCTGGTCTCCAGCGGCGCGGGGAGTGTTGTTGAGGATCCACCATATGCATACAACTCTGACCGTGGATTACAGATTGGAGCGTCTGGCAGTGCTTTGAAAATTGCTCACACCGCATTCAGCGCATCCCAAGCCGGGCTGTCCGGTATAGTCTACTTTGATATGCAGGTCAAAGTGAACTCCATTTCCGGAAACCCGGTCACAATGAACGGCTATGACCTGTTTGGCGGAAGCCATAAGCGGACATTTGTGGTGGATTTTACCATCCCATCCGGCGGAAACGGTTCGGTCCGTGGCTACAGTGATTGGCATACAAATCAGATAGGAACATATTCAACTGGCGAGTGGGTCCGAGTATCAGGGAAGGTGAATTATAGCAACGCTATCTATCAGATTTTGGTAGACGGTGAGGGCGGACAATCGCTGGATTTCAGAGAATCTTATACGCCGGACAGAACAGGAGGGGTAAAAGAGTATCATCAACTCCTCTTTAATTTCGGCTCCGATGATGAGACTGGGACCACCGACTTCGCTGTGGACAGTATTTATATTGGTACATCACCTCTCCCGGATCTGAACTTCCCGCCGCTTGATATCGAGCATACTGTAGAAGTAACCCAGCCCGTCGTTGGTGAAATAACGCTCGATCCGCCGGGACCGGTCTTCCAGGACAGCGCTGAGGTGACCGCGACACTGACGCTGCCCGACGGATATATGAACAACGGCTGGACCGGTGATCTGAGCGGAACCGAACTCACCAAAACGTTTTTTGTGACGCAATCCATGGAAATAAGCGCGGATGTGGGCGTCGATTTCGACTCACCACCGCCGTTATATCTGGTTACGGTTATCCAGCCTGACACCGGGTATATAACACTTGACCCCACCGGGACTGAATTTTATAAACATACACCCGTTACAGCAACCCTGACTGTACCGGCTGGCTATATCAATCTTGGTTGGACCGGCGATTTATCTGGTACTGCCCTTACGCAGGAGTTTCGTGTCCTTTCCGAGATGACCCTCAGCGCTGAGGTCGCACAGGATACCTCTGAGCCCGAAATTATTTATGTCTCCACTGATGACGGATTCGTGGGTGCCGTGGATGAGGCTGGGCCCGGCGATATCATCGAAGTGGCGCCCGGTTACTATGATGTCAGCCTGACGATGGAAAACAGTGGCACACCGTCCGCTCCTATCATAATCAGATCGGAGCAGAGAGGGGAAGCCGAACTTGGCGGTGATTCCCGGATGGATCTAAGTCAGGTAGGATATTTAACAATCGAAGGTTTTGAGTTTACCACCTCCGCCTACACCGCGATTAAACTGCAAGCCTGCCATAACATTCGAATCACGCGCAATACGTTCCGGCTGAACGAGTCCGGTTCGGCAAAGTGGATTTTGATCGGCGGCATTTGGGATGATCCAAACGCAACAAGTCATCACAATCGTGTCGACCATAATCTGTTCGATGAGAAGCATCAGCTGGGGAACTGTATTACCATCGATGGGCAGGACGATCCTGTCTACCAGGTAAGCCAATACGATCGGATTGATCATAACTATTTTCGTAATATCGGTCCCCGACACGAGAACGAAATGGAGACCATCCGCATCGGCTGGAGTGAAATGTCCATGTCCAGTGGATACGCAGTGGTAGAGTACAATTTGTTTGAGAATTGTGACGGTGATCCAGAGATCATTTCGGTGAAATCGTGCGACAATACCGTGCGCTACAATACCTTTCGCCGAAGCCAGGGAACCGTCGCGTT
It encodes the following:
- a CDS encoding alginate lyase family protein, whose protein sequence is MRRLMRNLSLFIVMAGVTLLYSTDVSANDNLTKTLIQIEKKRVITQADQFMDEGPITISAHVAERSAGGIHDFYSEGDYWWPDPDQPDGLPYIRKDGMTNPEIFVKHRQVMRRFSIHVGALVSAYVITGKNEYANKAIEHLRAWFVTDSTMMNPNLNYAQAIPGRTKGRGVGIIDTIHLIEIARAISILENRGELNYTDAIGIKRWFASYLDWLTTSVNGIDEMERENNHGTWWVAQVAEFGRLIDSTPVLEFCRERYKSVLLPNQVSPEGKFPLELERTKPYNYSLFNFDGLALICHIASTPEDNLWTYETESGAGMKNVVEFLYPFIKDKSNWPYEPDVMYFDEWPMRQPGLLFAGLAYDREKYIELWKQLPAEPETQEGIRNFPIRYPLLWVNTN
- a CDS encoding sugar kinase encodes the protein MAKKIVTFGEIMLRLAPYNYERIVQAGSFQVIYGGGEANVAVSLAHYGNETWFVTRLPEHQVGQAALNALRRYGVNTEYILRGGERLGIYFLEHGASVRPSKVIYDRSNSAVSQLQPGDIDWSEVFEGKDWFHVTGITPALAANCAEASVEAAKVAKEAGLTVSTDLNYRSKLWSKEEAKETMTKLVEYVDVVVANEEDAADTFGIMAEETDVTTGELDLEHYKSVAEQLRDYCNAEVVAITLRESISASDNGWSAMLYDGEKLYQSKKYDLHLVDRVGGGDSFCAGLIHGLISEWDKQKSLEFAVAASGMKQTIPGDKNLVTESEVLHISQGDTSGRVQR
- a CDS encoding glycoside hydrolase family 2 protein, producing MYLLAEKSQRKKDVLNYRNNAHTIVNSLVEKYLYTQNDRETEQGLLLHSVYNYHKDWGVDEANPAGDYYFLEAVYKQHRLQREKHFIRDTGIRTTYNLNREWFYSESSAEQVDGLYPAANDWEKVDLPHTWNVGDVMDPEPGYRRDAGWYEKTVFIPAMSGAHRYLLYFEGANLKADVYINNQLAGSHIGGYLGFKFDITEFLQANTENTIRVRVDNSYDPKLIPSQKSDFFIYGGLTRDVWLKVVSSVYVSDLKISTPEVSAESAQTNAEVSIRNTSENRETLTLSMQILDATGKVVSQDEKRVRIGGGESEKVTVDLPSVSSPNLWSPDSPYLYTVQTELRDGNERIDSISDKIGYRWYKFEKNGPFYLNGERLLIRGTHRHEEHAGYGNAMPNRLHIKDMQAIKEMGANYVRLAHYPQEPAVYDAADSLGLLIWDELPWCRGGIGGPEWQANTTRLLKEMIRQNYNHPSIILWSLGNEVYWLPDFEDGGNTDSLKAFMTELNELAHNLDPGRLTATRKFPKAPDIVDVYSPSIWAGWYSGVYKNYKKALESAREKNDRFVHMEYGGASHKGRHTEHPITGEGMKIESGWTEKPNQYEVKSVAKSSNWTENYIVDLFDWHLYVSENTDWFTGNAQWAVKDFGTPLRPENAIPFVNQKGLLDRAGNPKDAYYVYKSYWTDSPKFAYIESHTWTHRSGPKGVAREVTVYSNCESVELQLNGESLGKKDRDESVFPAQGLIWEVNFRDGANELVAVGYTDDEKVTADSLSIEYSNEKAGSPEEIVMSASELPNGNVLVEALFIDDEGRRCLDINDRIYFTADGSGHLVPNQGIMNRSSVVEAANGRAAIEVVPVPGERTVIEARNQDFKGSYLELSGRHVMKRSGL
- a CDS encoding bifunctional 4-hydroxy-2-oxoglutarate aldolase/2-dehydro-3-deoxy-phosphogluconate aldolase, whose translation is MDRLQIVEAIEESGVVAVIRLSDTDLLREIIDALADGGMRAIEITMTTPDAIEVIRETAQSVPDDFIIGAGTVLDAETARQAILAGAEFIVSPVTDKTVIEMAHRYDKAVVPGAFTATEILQVWEWGADVVKVFPATAVGPKYFKDIHGPLPQVKLSPTGGVNLDNAAEFVKHGARFLGVGSALLDKKMIAEKDWEGLAAHAKKFITEVEKGRQSK
- a CDS encoding glycoside hydrolase family 55 protein; translation: MNLKFVRRIVLTTVIAIVFVSIQSEGVQAQARMDWVPEILDGDAAESVYLPDYSYAGYRWGEEEFPEFSTTIDVTEFGAVPDDGENDTEAIKKAFEKAHDMDEPVTVYLPKGQYMLTEILYIERSDFILKGAGSGEDGTIIYSPLQLTELPTPDDLKELEEYLTTYNKKEDGVPYSLYAWSGGYIWPRVPGKRVKAYMEKYNTKQKVLTSARDGKRGSHWMVVQSGKKLSVGEMYEVHWYNKEGKASSLIQHIYDNQVNQIKVGSRHWENPDIPLVSQPVTITRIAGDTVWTKAPLLNDIRPEWECTLTDWEHLENVGIEHLRFEYPYTEYRLHHVGRGYSPMYLTSLSHSWVDDITVHNGSNGVLSDDCANVTIRDFETTGSKYHYAVMMGEVHNMLAEDIRANADAMHSISLNTGATNCVFTDCQLNVNPTMDQHSGINYQNLFEEIYVEEPDKSHRYIDDGGAGYWKPSHGAFTTFWNIEVNYTFEHPSDETITVQGVQDGPSARIIGLNANYPVEIDYKPNSYIEGTNRTDLNIPSLYQYQLEQRLHR